A genomic window from Nocardioides rotundus includes:
- the pstS gene encoding phosphate ABC transporter substrate-binding protein PstS → MRTTSIRRAAVPGISVLALALTACGPSSTDSGSEGGSGDTSAAASSEDLSGELAIGGASSQESAQNAWIVGFGEVAPDVTVTYDPVGSGGGRENFISGAYPMAGSDSYLTDEEGELADATERCNGEAPIEIPNYVSPIAVIYNLEGVDNLQLSPKTLAGIFAGEITKWNDPAIVKDNPDANLPNETITPVHRSDESGTTENFTDYLDAVAPDVWTAGAVETWPTEFGGEAGKSTSGVVQVVTDAPNTIGYADASQAGGLGQASIKVGEEYVAPSPEAAAQILKVSPRVEEGSDVNMAVDLDHKTTEAGTYPIVLTSYLLACQSYQDQNEADLVKGYISYILSDEGQQIGSEEAGSAPLPDDIRSEATSIVEKISAG, encoded by the coding sequence GTGCGCACCACTTCCATCCGCCGGGCGGCTGTGCCCGGCATCTCCGTCCTCGCGCTCGCCCTGACCGCGTGCGGCCCCAGCTCGACCGACTCGGGGTCCGAGGGCGGATCGGGCGACACCTCCGCCGCGGCCTCCTCGGAGGACCTGTCCGGCGAGCTCGCGATCGGCGGCGCCTCCTCGCAGGAGTCGGCGCAGAACGCGTGGATCGTCGGCTTCGGCGAGGTCGCCCCCGACGTCACTGTCACCTACGACCCGGTCGGCTCCGGCGGCGGTCGTGAGAACTTCATCTCCGGCGCCTACCCGATGGCCGGCTCCGACTCCTACCTGACCGACGAGGAGGGCGAGCTCGCCGACGCCACCGAGCGCTGCAACGGCGAGGCCCCCATCGAGATCCCGAACTACGTCTCGCCGATCGCGGTGATCTACAACCTCGAGGGCGTGGACAACCTGCAGCTCTCGCCGAAGACCCTGGCCGGCATCTTCGCCGGTGAGATCACCAAGTGGAACGACCCGGCGATCGTCAAGGACAACCCGGACGCGAACCTGCCGAACGAGACCATCACCCCGGTCCATCGCTCCGACGAGTCGGGCACCACCGAGAACTTCACCGACTACCTCGACGCCGTCGCCCCCGACGTCTGGACCGCCGGTGCGGTCGAGACCTGGCCGACCGAGTTCGGCGGCGAGGCCGGCAAGAGCACCTCCGGCGTCGTGCAGGTCGTCACCGACGCGCCGAACACCATCGGCTACGCCGACGCCTCGCAGGCCGGCGGCCTGGGCCAGGCCAGCATCAAGGTGGGCGAGGAGTACGTCGCGCCCAGCCCCGAGGCGGCCGCCCAGATCCTCAAGGTCTCCCCCCGCGTGGAGGAGGGCTCGGACGTCAACATGGCCGTCGACCTGGACCACAAGACGACCGAGGCCGGGACCTACCCGATCGTGCTGACCTCCTACCTCCTGGCCTGCCAGAGCTACCAGGACCAGAACGAGGCCGACCTGGTGAAGGGCTACATCTCCTACATCCTCAGCGACGAGGGCCAGCAGATCGGCTCCGAGGAGGCCGGCTCCGCGCCGCTCCCGGACGACATCCGCTCCGAGGCCACGTCGATCGTCGAGAAGATCAGCGCCGGTTGA
- a CDS encoding inorganic phosphate transporter, whose protein sequence is MEIAIIVAVVVVALVFDYTNGFHDAANAIATSVSTRALTPRVALAMAAVMNFVGAFLGQKVAQTVSETISPGTGTHALVIVMCGLLGAITWNMITWYFGMPSSSSHALIGGLVGAALAAGAGVSWDVVVEKVAIPMVVSPIFAFGAGFLVMLAIMWIFRKANPSKANRGFRLAQTASAAAMALGHGLQDAQKTMGVIFLALLAGDYVSADDPLPLWVIAAAAGAISLGTYSGGWRIMRTLGRRIIHLDPARGFAAESVAASVLYTTAYAFEAPISTTHTITSAVMGVGATKRLSAVRWGVARSIVTAWVLTFPMAALAAALCYWVARIFLP, encoded by the coding sequence GTGGAGATCGCGATCATCGTCGCGGTGGTCGTGGTGGCCCTGGTGTTCGACTACACCAACGGGTTCCACGACGCCGCCAACGCCATCGCCACCTCGGTGTCCACCCGGGCGCTGACCCCTCGCGTGGCCCTCGCGATGGCCGCGGTGATGAACTTCGTCGGCGCGTTCCTCGGGCAGAAGGTCGCCCAGACGGTGAGCGAGACGATCTCGCCCGGCACCGGCACGCATGCGCTCGTGATCGTGATGTGCGGGCTCCTCGGCGCGATCACCTGGAACATGATCACCTGGTACTTCGGCATGCCCTCCTCGTCCTCGCACGCCCTCATCGGCGGCCTGGTCGGCGCCGCGCTGGCCGCCGGGGCGGGGGTCTCGTGGGACGTGGTCGTCGAGAAGGTCGCGATCCCGATGGTGGTCTCGCCGATCTTCGCGTTCGGCGCCGGCTTCCTGGTGATGCTCGCGATCATGTGGATCTTCCGGAAGGCCAACCCCTCGAAGGCCAACCGCGGCTTCCGGCTCGCCCAGACCGCCAGCGCCGCGGCGATGGCGCTGGGCCACGGCCTGCAGGACGCGCAGAAGACGATGGGCGTGATCTTCCTGGCGCTGCTCGCCGGCGACTACGTCTCGGCCGACGACCCGCTCCCGCTGTGGGTGATCGCGGCCGCCGCGGGCGCGATCTCGCTGGGTACCTACTCCGGCGGCTGGCGGATCATGCGCACCCTGGGTCGCCGGATCATCCACCTCGACCCGGCGCGCGGGTTCGCGGCCGAGTCGGTCGCGGCCTCGGTCCTCTACACCACGGCGTACGCCTTCGAGGCGCCGATCTCCACCACGCACACCATCACCTCCGCGGTGATGGGCGTCGGCGCGACCAAGCGGCTCTCCGCGGTGCGCTGGGGCGTCGCGCGCTCGATCGTGACCGCCTGGGTGCTCACCTTCCCGATGGCCGCCCTGGCCGCGGCGCTGTGCTACTGGGTCGCCCGGATCTTCCTCCCCTGA
- a CDS encoding MoaD/ThiS family protein has translation MSATTGETTQGGTVQVRYWASAREAAGTGEESVTLEGAASVDAVVEELVARRSGADAERLAKVLGVCSVLVGDRPTKDRATEVAPGGTLEFLPPFAGG, from the coding sequence ATGAGCGCTACGACCGGCGAGACGACGCAGGGCGGGACGGTGCAGGTGCGCTACTGGGCCTCGGCCCGGGAGGCGGCCGGCACCGGCGAGGAGTCGGTGACCCTGGAGGGCGCCGCGTCCGTCGACGCAGTGGTCGAGGAGCTGGTGGCCCGGCGCAGCGGGGCCGACGCGGAGCGGCTGGCGAAGGTGCTCGGGGTCTGCTCGGTGCTGGTGGGGGACCGGCCCACCAAGGACCGCGCGACCGAGGTCGCGCCGGGCGGGACGCTGGAGTTCCTGCCGCCGTTCGCCGGCGGGTAG
- a CDS encoding RNA degradosome polyphosphate kinase has protein sequence MSDGPEAEHPYAHPHDTFDVEPPYVPDESAVAGVEKYDDRFLDRELSWLRFNQRVLELAENPELPLLERARFLAIFASNLDEFFMVRVAGLKRRIAAGVAVRASSGLLPRDELELIWSETSELMHRHARCFRDLLVPELRDQGIELLRWSQLDKDEQKAAKKLFKERVFPVLTPLAVDPAHPFPYISGLSLNLAVLVRNPKTQAEHFARVKVPPIFDRFVPLGNQRFVPLEDVIGEHLKRLFPGMEVLHAHTFRVTRNEDLEVEEDDAENLLKALEKELLRRRFGPPVRLEVEEDIDPRVLDLLISELGVSAEEVVRLPGPLDLTGLHGIADLPRDDLKYPSFIPKTHPQLADVESASPVDVFEAARRHDVLLHHPYDSFSTSVQRFIEQAAADPHVLAIKQTLYRTSGDSPIIDALVDAAEAGKQVLVIVEIKARFDEQANIRWARKLEHAGCHVVYGQVGLKTHCKLAMVVRDEPDGIRRYTHIGTGNYNPKTARMYEDLGLITSNPGIGEDVANLFNNLSGISRQEKYENLLVAPDNIRSGLVEQIHAEIQHHRAGRPAGIRLKANSIVDEGVIDALYLASQEGVPVELLIRGICAVRPGLPGLSETMRVRSVLGRFLEHSRVFRFENGGEPATWIGSADMMHRNLDRRVEVLVRLPGDQSHLDQLLDLAFDPDTAAWELASDGQWTHNGGSVDLQETLIERKRKARA, from the coding sequence ATGAGCGACGGGCCGGAGGCCGAGCACCCCTACGCGCATCCGCACGACACCTTCGACGTCGAGCCGCCCTACGTGCCCGACGAGTCGGCGGTCGCCGGGGTGGAGAAGTACGACGACCGCTTCCTGGACCGCGAGCTCTCCTGGCTCCGCTTCAACCAGCGGGTGCTGGAGCTGGCCGAGAACCCCGAGCTGCCGCTGCTCGAGCGGGCCCGCTTCCTGGCGATCTTCGCCAGCAACCTCGACGAGTTCTTCATGGTCCGGGTGGCGGGCCTCAAGCGGCGGATCGCCGCCGGGGTCGCCGTACGCGCCTCCTCCGGGCTGCTCCCCCGTGACGAGCTGGAGCTGATCTGGTCGGAGACCAGCGAGCTGATGCACCGGCACGCGCGCTGCTTCCGCGACCTGCTGGTGCCCGAGCTCCGCGACCAGGGGATCGAGCTGCTGCGGTGGTCCCAGCTGGACAAGGACGAGCAGAAGGCCGCCAAGAAGCTCTTCAAGGAGCGGGTCTTCCCCGTCCTCACCCCGCTGGCCGTCGACCCGGCCCACCCGTTCCCCTACATCTCCGGCCTCTCGCTCAACCTGGCCGTGCTGGTGCGCAACCCCAAGACCCAGGCCGAGCACTTCGCCCGGGTGAAGGTCCCGCCGATCTTCGACCGGTTCGTGCCGCTGGGCAACCAGCGCTTCGTGCCGCTGGAGGACGTCATCGGCGAGCACCTCAAGCGGCTCTTCCCCGGCATGGAGGTGCTGCACGCCCACACCTTCCGGGTCACCCGCAACGAGGATCTGGAGGTCGAGGAGGACGACGCGGAGAACCTGCTCAAGGCCCTGGAGAAGGAGCTCCTGCGCCGCCGCTTCGGCCCCCCGGTGCGGCTGGAGGTCGAGGAGGACATCGACCCCCGCGTGCTGGACCTGCTGATCTCCGAGCTCGGCGTGAGCGCCGAGGAGGTCGTCCGGCTGCCCGGCCCGCTCGACCTGACCGGCCTGCACGGGATCGCCGACCTGCCGCGCGACGACCTGAAGTACCCCTCCTTCATCCCCAAGACCCACCCGCAGCTGGCCGACGTGGAGTCCGCGTCGCCGGTCGACGTCTTCGAGGCGGCCCGGCGCCACGACGTACTCCTCCACCACCCCTATGACTCGTTCTCCACCTCGGTGCAGCGCTTCATCGAGCAGGCCGCGGCGGACCCGCACGTGCTGGCGATCAAGCAGACGCTCTACCGCACCTCCGGGGACAGCCCGATCATCGACGCCCTGGTCGACGCGGCCGAGGCCGGCAAGCAGGTGCTGGTGATCGTGGAGATCAAGGCCCGCTTCGACGAGCAGGCCAACATCCGGTGGGCGCGCAAGCTGGAGCACGCCGGCTGCCACGTCGTCTACGGCCAGGTCGGGCTGAAGACCCACTGCAAGCTGGCGATGGTGGTGCGCGACGAGCCCGACGGCATCCGCCGCTACACCCACATCGGCACCGGCAACTACAACCCGAAGACCGCGCGGATGTATGAGGACCTCGGGCTGATCACCTCCAACCCGGGCATCGGCGAGGACGTGGCCAACCTGTTCAACAACCTCAGCGGGATCTCTCGGCAGGAGAAGTACGAGAACCTGCTGGTCGCCCCGGACAACATCCGCAGCGGCCTGGTGGAGCAGATCCACGCCGAGATCCAGCACCACCGCGCCGGCCGCCCGGCCGGGATCCGGCTGAAGGCGAACTCGATCGTCGACGAGGGCGTGATCGACGCGCTCTACCTCGCCTCCCAGGAGGGCGTGCCGGTCGAGCTGCTGATCCGCGGGATCTGCGCCGTACGCCCCGGGTTGCCGGGGCTGTCGGAGACGATGAGGGTCCGCTCGGTGCTCGGCCGGTTCCTCGAGCACTCGCGGGTGTTCCGGTTCGAGAACGGCGGCGAGCCCGCCACCTGGATCGGCTCGGCGGACATGATGCACCGCAACCTGGACCGCCGGGTCGAGGTACTCGTCCGCCTGCCCGGCGACCAGAGCCACCTCGACCAGCTGCTCGACCTCGCCTTCGACCCCGACACCGCCGCCTGGGAGCTGGCCAGCGACGGCCAGTGGACCCACAACGGCGGCTCCGTCGACCTGCAGGAGACGCTGATCGAGCGCAAGCGCAAGGCCCGCGCCTGA
- a CDS encoding DUF47 domain-containing protein, which yields MAFKFRPVDGTFFDELTQLARHLELGSDLLAQVLDDEADHALVAERLAKAESEADDIAGSIIRKVNQTFVTPIDREDIYDLATQLDGVMNRMDEAADLIMLYEVAKLPKEFAKQVVLLQRCAELTVEAMPRLQSRKELSDYWTEIKRLESSGDKQHRRILAKLFDGRYEPLEVMKLKDIIEAMEAAIDGFETVAKTVEQIVVKES from the coding sequence GTGGCCTTCAAGTTCCGTCCTGTCGACGGCACGTTCTTCGACGAGCTGACCCAGCTGGCTCGGCACCTGGAGCTCGGCAGCGACCTGCTGGCCCAGGTCCTCGACGACGAGGCGGACCATGCCCTGGTCGCCGAGCGGCTGGCGAAGGCCGAGAGCGAGGCCGACGACATCGCCGGCTCGATCATCCGCAAGGTGAACCAGACCTTCGTCACCCCGATCGACCGGGAGGACATCTACGACCTCGCCACGCAGCTGGACGGCGTGATGAACCGGATGGACGAGGCCGCCGACCTCATCATGCTCTACGAGGTCGCCAAGCTGCCCAAGGAGTTCGCCAAGCAGGTGGTGCTGCTCCAGCGCTGCGCGGAGCTGACCGTCGAGGCGATGCCGCGGCTGCAGTCGCGCAAGGAGCTCTCGGACTACTGGACCGAGATCAAGCGGCTGGAGTCCTCCGGCGACAAGCAGCACCGGCGGATCCTCGCCAAGCTCTTCGACGGCCGCTACGAGCCGCTCGAGGTGATGAAGCTCAAGGACATCATCGAGGCCATGGAGGCGGCCATCGACGGCTTCGAGACGGTGGCCAAGACCGTCGAGCAGATCGTCGTCAAGGAGTCCTGA
- a CDS encoding response regulator transcription factor — protein sequence MASVLLLTNALQPSAEVLPALALLGHQVRILPAEGSALLEAGDADLVLVDGRQELAPARDLCRLIAATGTRMPVLLVLTEGGLSVVTREWGVDDVLLHTCGPAELEARFRLALGRRDAEQEEDPEAHVIRSGEVSVDDATYTARVGRRTLDLTYKEFELLKYLTQHPGRVFSRDQLLSEVWGYDYFGGTRTVDVHVRRLRAKLGAEHEHLIGTVRNVGYRFVVVRPEESSEEAARKEQDA from the coding sequence ATGGCCAGCGTTCTCCTGCTGACGAACGCGCTCCAGCCCAGCGCCGAGGTGCTGCCCGCGCTCGCGCTGCTCGGCCATCAGGTCCGGATCCTGCCCGCGGAGGGCAGCGCGCTGCTGGAGGCCGGGGACGCCGACCTGGTGCTCGTCGACGGGCGCCAGGAGCTGGCCCCCGCCCGCGACCTGTGCCGGCTGATCGCCGCGACCGGCACCCGGATGCCGGTGCTCCTGGTGCTGACCGAGGGCGGCCTGTCCGTGGTCACGCGCGAGTGGGGCGTCGACGACGTGCTCCTGCACACCTGCGGGCCCGCCGAGCTCGAGGCGCGCTTCCGGCTGGCCCTCGGCCGCCGCGACGCCGAGCAGGAGGAGGACCCCGAGGCGCACGTGATCCGCTCCGGTGAGGTGAGCGTCGACGACGCGACGTACACCGCCCGCGTCGGCCGGCGCACGCTCGACCTGACCTACAAGGAGTTCGAGCTGCTGAAGTACCTCACCCAGCACCCGGGCCGGGTGTTCTCCCGCGACCAGCTGCTCTCGGAGGTGTGGGGCTATGACTACTTCGGCGGCACGCGGACCGTCGACGTGCACGTACGGCGGCTCCGCGCCAAGCTCGGCGCCGAGCACGAGCACCTGATCGGTACCGTGCGCAACGTGGGCTATCGCTTCGTGGTGGTCCGCCCGGAGGAGTCCTCCGAGGAGGCGGCGCGGAAGGAGCAGGACGCGTGA
- a CDS encoding alpha/beta hydrolase codes for MRVDELRERVESRFFRTAMALPERLQRRLAGRPVVRQGQQLATETQLMLRLLALAPDPPVESVPIPQGRRILRRQAVMGGGSQPIGEVRELTVGGAEGDLPARLYTPRALIGQQSAPLLVFFHGGGWIYGDLDSHDAPCRVLAEGAGVRVLSVDYRLAPEAPFPAAYDDCVAAFDWTMRHAAELGADPERLAVGGDSAGGALAAAVAIEAARQGWPLRFQLLVYPATDMEGRSASRADFGEGFYLTSGFMDGAADAYIPDRSQRLDPRASVLEAEIPADLAPAYVVTAGFDPLRDEGEAYAARLAEAGVPVEVQRFADQIHGFFNLVGVGRRSRALVDQMAARLRVALS; via the coding sequence GTGCGCGTTGACGAGCTGAGGGAACGGGTCGAGTCCAGGTTCTTCCGTACGGCGATGGCGCTGCCCGAGCGGCTCCAGCGCCGGCTGGCCGGGCGGCCGGTGGTCCGGCAGGGCCAGCAGCTGGCCACCGAGACCCAGCTGATGCTGCGCCTGCTCGCCCTGGCGCCGGACCCGCCGGTGGAGTCGGTGCCGATCCCGCAGGGCCGGCGGATCCTGCGCCGCCAGGCCGTGATGGGCGGCGGCAGCCAGCCGATCGGCGAGGTCCGCGAGCTGACGGTGGGCGGCGCGGAGGGCGACCTCCCGGCGCGCCTCTACACCCCGCGAGCCCTGATCGGGCAGCAGTCCGCGCCGCTGCTGGTGTTCTTCCACGGCGGGGGCTGGATCTACGGCGACCTGGACTCCCACGACGCGCCCTGCCGGGTGCTGGCCGAGGGCGCCGGGGTCCGGGTGCTGTCGGTGGACTACCGGCTGGCGCCGGAGGCGCCCTTCCCCGCGGCGTACGACGACTGCGTCGCGGCCTTCGACTGGACGATGCGGCACGCGGCCGAGCTGGGCGCGGACCCCGAGCGGCTCGCGGTCGGGGGCGACTCCGCGGGCGGGGCGCTGGCCGCGGCGGTGGCGATCGAGGCGGCGCGGCAGGGCTGGCCGCTGCGGTTCCAGCTGCTCGTCTACCCCGCCACCGACATGGAGGGCCGGTCGGCCAGCCGGGCCGACTTCGGCGAGGGGTTCTACCTCACCTCCGGCTTCATGGACGGCGCGGCCGACGCCTACATCCCCGACCGCTCGCAGCGCCTGGACCCGCGAGCCTCGGTGCTCGAGGCCGAGATCCCGGCCGACCTGGCTCCGGCGTACGTCGTCACCGCCGGCTTCGACCCGCTCCGCGACGAGGGCGAGGCGTACGCCGCCCGGCTGGCCGAGGCCGGCGTGCCCGTGGAGGTCCAGCGGTTCGCCGACCAGATCCACGGCTTCTTCAACCTGGTCGGCGTGGGTCGCCGCTCGCGTGCGCTGGTGGACCAGATGGCGGCACGGCTGCGGGTCGCGCTCTCCTGA
- the mshD gene encoding mycothiol synthase — translation MISEVSPADFRWDGSDPAATVASVRAAAGDADGHDPLDEAAELHLKHHGLSGARLVTAGEDGFALLLGGELSLAVRPDRRRRGLGGQLADAVADETRTAWSHGDHPGARRLAARIGLEPVRELWVMRRPTSTPLPDLAPPEGVTVRGYRDGDAAEVLRVNAAAFASHPEQGGMDAANLAERMAEPWFDPAGLLLAVDDAEPDRLLGFHWTKRHDAEHGEVYVVGIDPAAQGRGLGRLLTVAGLEHLDDGSTREVLLYVEADNHPARALYEGLGFTHAASDTHVMFARP, via the coding sequence GTGATCAGCGAGGTGTCGCCGGCCGACTTCCGCTGGGACGGGTCCGACCCGGCCGCCACCGTGGCCTCCGTGCGCGCCGCCGCCGGCGACGCCGACGGCCACGACCCGCTGGACGAGGCGGCCGAGCTGCACCTCAAGCACCACGGGCTCTCCGGTGCCCGGCTGGTCACCGCGGGCGAGGACGGCTTCGCCCTGCTGCTCGGCGGCGAGCTGAGCCTGGCCGTCCGTCCCGACCGCCGACGCCGGGGTCTGGGCGGGCAGCTGGCCGACGCGGTCGCCGACGAGACCCGCACCGCCTGGTCCCACGGCGATCACCCCGGGGCCCGACGGCTGGCCGCCCGGATCGGCCTGGAGCCGGTGCGGGAGCTCTGGGTGATGCGCCGCCCGACCTCGACCCCGCTGCCCGACCTCGCGCCCCCGGAGGGCGTGACCGTGCGCGGATACCGCGACGGCGACGCGGCCGAGGTGCTGCGGGTCAACGCCGCCGCCTTCGCCTCCCACCCCGAGCAGGGCGGGATGGATGCCGCGAACCTGGCCGAGCGGATGGCCGAGCCGTGGTTCGACCCCGCCGGGCTGCTGCTCGCCGTCGACGACGCCGAGCCCGACCGGCTGCTCGGCTTCCACTGGACCAAGCGGCACGACGCCGAGCACGGGGAGGTCTACGTCGTCGGCATCGACCCCGCCGCCCAGGGCCGCGGCCTCGGCCGGCTGCTGACCGTTGCCGGCCTGGAGCACCTCGACGACGGCTCGACCCGGGAGGTGCTGCTCTACGTCGAGGCGGACAACCACCCCGCCCGCGCGCTCTATGAGGGCCTCGGCTTCACGCACGCGGCCAGCGACACGCACGTGATGTTCGCCCGTCCCTGA
- the pstB gene encoding phosphate ABC transporter ATP-binding protein PstB, with amino-acid sequence MAKSIDVSDLDIYYGDFLAVQGVNMTVKARSVTAFIGPSGCGKSTVLRSLNRMHEVIPGARVDGKVAVGGQDLYDHSVDPVAVRRQIGMVFQRPNPFPTMSIYDNVLAGNKLNSKNMKKGEADEIVERSLKGANLWNEVKDRLGKPGMGLSGGQQQRLCIARAIAVQPQVLLMDEPCSALDPISTSAIEDLIHELKSDYTIVIVTHNMQQAARVSEDTAFFNLKAAGEPGQLVEFNSTKQMFTNPEKDATEAYISGRFG; translated from the coding sequence ATGGCCAAGAGCATCGACGTCTCCGACCTGGACATCTACTACGGGGACTTCCTCGCCGTGCAGGGCGTGAACATGACGGTCAAGGCGCGCTCGGTGACCGCGTTCATCGGCCCCTCCGGCTGCGGCAAGTCCACCGTGCTGCGCTCGCTGAACCGGATGCACGAGGTGATCCCCGGCGCCCGGGTCGACGGCAAGGTCGCCGTCGGCGGGCAGGACCTCTACGACCACAGCGTCGACCCGGTGGCGGTCCGCCGTCAGATCGGCATGGTCTTCCAGCGGCCGAACCCGTTCCCGACGATGTCGATCTACGACAACGTGCTGGCGGGCAACAAGCTGAACAGCAAGAACATGAAGAAGGGCGAGGCCGACGAGATCGTCGAGCGCTCGCTCAAGGGCGCGAACCTGTGGAACGAGGTCAAGGACCGCCTCGGCAAGCCCGGCATGGGGCTCTCGGGCGGCCAGCAGCAGCGGCTGTGCATCGCGCGGGCCATCGCCGTACAGCCTCAGGTGCTGCTGATGGACGAGCCCTGCTCGGCGCTGGACCCGATCTCGACCTCCGCGATCGAGGACCTGATCCACGAGCTGAAGTCGGACTACACGATCGTGATCGTGACCCACAACATGCAGCAGGCGGCGCGGGTCTCGGAGGACACCGCGTTCTTCAACCTCAAGGCGGCCGGCGAGCCCGGCCAGCTGGTCGAGTTCAACTCCACCAAGCAGATGTTCACCAACCCGGAGAAGGACGCCACCGAGGCCTACATCTCCGGCCGCTTCGGCTGA
- the pstC gene encoding phosphate ABC transporter permease subunit PstC: MSTTDIAEAKELEGGRRLGDTVFSKTALSAAILVIVLLAGVAIFLIYKGIPALEASGEQAYGKPSVWGLVGPLLFGTVLSSVLAMIIVAPLAIGLALVISHYAPRKLARPVGYLVDLLAAVPSVVFGLWGITVLAPLLRPVYEWLSGPLGWIPLFAGPASASGRTLMTASVVLALMALPIVTAILREIFAQTPRMHEEAALALGATRWEMIRMAVLPYARSGIVAALLLGLGRALGETMAVAMVLSATGAVISWDVISSQNSNTIAAFIANQYANAAGLKINVLIFAGLALFVLTFVVNFLGRWVAARGQVKG, encoded by the coding sequence GTGAGCACCACCGATATCGCCGAGGCCAAGGAGCTGGAGGGCGGTCGCCGGCTCGGCGACACCGTCTTCAGCAAGACGGCCCTCAGCGCCGCGATCCTGGTGATCGTGCTGCTGGCCGGCGTCGCCATCTTCTTGATCTACAAGGGCATCCCGGCACTGGAGGCCAGCGGGGAGCAGGCCTACGGCAAGCCCAGCGTGTGGGGGCTGGTCGGGCCGCTGCTCTTCGGCACCGTGCTCTCCTCGGTGCTGGCGATGATCATCGTGGCGCCGCTGGCCATCGGCCTGGCCCTGGTCATCTCGCACTACGCGCCGCGCAAGCTGGCCCGCCCCGTCGGCTACCTGGTCGACCTGCTGGCCGCCGTGCCCAGCGTCGTCTTCGGCCTGTGGGGCATCACCGTGCTGGCGCCGCTGCTGCGGCCGGTCTATGAGTGGCTGTCCGGGCCGTTGGGCTGGATCCCGCTGTTCGCCGGTCCGGCGTCGGCGTCGGGCCGCACCCTGATGACCGCCTCGGTGGTGCTGGCGCTGATGGCGCTGCCGATCGTGACCGCGATCCTGCGCGAGATCTTCGCCCAGACCCCGCGGATGCACGAGGAGGCGGCACTCGCGCTGGGCGCCACCCGCTGGGAGATGATCCGGATGGCCGTCCTGCCCTACGCCCGCTCCGGCATCGTCGCCGCCCTGCTGCTCGGCCTGGGCCGCGCGCTCGGCGAGACGATGGCCGTCGCGATGGTGCTCTCGGCCACCGGCGCGGTGATCAGCTGGGACGTGATCTCCTCGCAGAACTCCAACACCATCGCGGCGTTCATCGCCAACCAGTACGCCAACGCCGCGGGGCTGAAGATCAACGTGCTGATCTTCGCCGGCCTCGCGCTGTTCGTGCTCACCTTCGTCGTCAACTTCCTCGGTCGCTGGGTCGCCGCCCGTGGCCAGGTGAAGGGCTGA
- the pstA gene encoding phosphate ABC transporter permease PstA: protein MSTTQSNDVTATSTPASLTGKTLSRAVPIGIAVVAVLVAGGAWLAGASLPAAAVIGWLVFAVAYVGTSYAVEGRRKGADTLAGTLMWTAFALAMIPLVSLIVTVVSKGAPVLTYGFINDDMSGLALLGQGGGIYHAIMGTIMVTALAALISVPIGVFTAIYLVEYGKGNKTSQVITFLVDVMTGIPSIVAGLFAVALFIVITGDPLPRLGIGGAVALSLLMLPTVIRSVEEMLKLVPDELREASYALGVPRWRTIVKVVLPTAVAGIVTGITLAIARVAGETAPLLLILGTAREVNWNPFDGPVQTLPVFIFQSLSQTTHFKYGEIWTDRVWGAALFLIIIVMALNLIARVIGKTFAPKTGR from the coding sequence ATGTCCACCACGCAGAGCAACGACGTCACCGCGACGTCCACCCCCGCATCCCTGACCGGCAAGACGCTGTCGCGGGCGGTCCCGATCGGCATCGCCGTCGTGGCCGTGCTGGTCGCGGGTGGCGCCTGGCTGGCGGGCGCGAGCCTCCCGGCCGCGGCCGTCATCGGCTGGCTGGTCTTCGCCGTGGCCTACGTCGGTACGTCGTACGCCGTCGAGGGCCGCCGCAAGGGCGCCGACACCCTGGCCGGCACCCTGATGTGGACCGCGTTCGCGCTGGCGATGATCCCGCTGGTGAGCCTCATCGTCACCGTCGTCTCCAAGGGGGCGCCGGTGCTGACCTACGGCTTCATCAACGACGACATGTCCGGGCTCGCGCTGCTCGGCCAGGGCGGCGGCATCTACCACGCGATCATGGGCACGATCATGGTCACCGCGCTGGCGGCCCTGATCTCGGTGCCGATCGGCGTGTTCACCGCGATCTACCTGGTCGAGTACGGCAAGGGCAACAAGACCTCCCAGGTGATCACGTTCCTGGTGGACGTGATGACCGGCATCCCGTCCATCGTGGCCGGCCTGTTCGCGGTCGCGCTGTTCATCGTGATCACCGGCGACCCGCTGCCGCGCCTGGGCATCGGCGGCGCGGTCGCGCTGTCGCTGCTGATGCTGCCGACCGTCATCCGGTCGGTGGAGGAGATGCTGAAGCTGGTGCCCGACGAGCTGCGGGAGGCGTCGTACGCCCTCGGCGTCCCTCGCTGGAGGACTATCGTGAAGGTCGTGCTCCCGACCGCGGTGGCGGGCATCGTCACCGGCATCACCCTCGCGATCGCCCGGGTCGCGGGTGAGACCGCGCCGCTGCTGCTCATCCTGGGCACGGCGCGCGAGGTCAACTGGAACCCCTTCGACGGGCCGGTGCAGACGCTGCCGGTCTTCATCTTCCAGTCCCTGAGCCAGACCACCCACTTCAAGTACGGCGAGATCTGGACCGACCGGGTCTGGGGTGCCGCCCTCTTCCTGATCATCATCGTCATGGCGCTGAACCTGATCGCCCGGGTCATCGGCAAGACGTTCGCACCCAAGACCGGCCGCTGA